One part of the Esox lucius isolate fEsoLuc1 chromosome 10, fEsoLuc1.pri, whole genome shotgun sequence genome encodes these proteins:
- the tac1 gene encoding protachykinin-1, which translates to MKLLLPIVIAFLAIAQVFCEEIGPKEDLDYWTNNEITDEWLSSDPFREILRRMTRKPRPHQFFGLMGKRSSANAQITRKRHKINSFVGLMGKRSRDEPDSHEWRALQNYDKRR; encoded by the exons ATGAAATTACTTCTACCGATTGTGATAGCTTTTCTTGCTATTGCCCAAGTTTTTTGTGAAGAAATTGGTCCAAAAGAAGATCTTGATTATTGGACGAACAATGAAATAACG GACGAGTGGCTGTCATCTGACCCGTTCAGAGAGATACTGCGGAGAATGACGCGGAAACCGCGACCACATCAGTTCTTCGGCCTGATGGGGAAACGCTCTTCTG CAAATGCCCAGATAACCCGGAAAA GGCATAAAATTAACTCTTTTGTTGGACTGATGGGCAAGAGGAGCCGGGACGAACCTG ATTCACATGAGTGGAGAGCACTACAAAACTACGACAAGCGCCGTTAA